In Oryza sativa Japonica Group chromosome 2, ASM3414082v1, the following are encoded in one genomic region:
- the LOC4329142 gene encoding aspartyl protease family protein 2, whose translation MTRLAVRSLVVLFLTVASPFLVAGGGGAKLNASSSSSPLYGIEFPPFNAGVADGGCDGKLMVQGMEEVSRSPSLKLHMTHRSAAEAAAAGRTRKESFLDSAGKDVARIHTMLRRVAGAGGGRAATNSTPRRALAERIVATVESGVAVGSGEYLVDLYVGTPPRRFQMIMDTGSDLNWLQCAPCLDCFEQRGPVFDPAASLSYRNVTCGDPRCGLVAPPTAPRACRRPHSDPCPYYYWYGDQSNTTGDLALEAFTVNLTAPGASRRVDDVVFGCGHSNRGLFHGAAGLLGLGRGALSFASQLRAVYGHAFSYCLVDHGSSVGSKIVFGDDDALLGHPRLNYTAFAPSAAAAADTFYYVQLKGVLVGGEKLNISPSTWDVGKDGSGGTIIDSGTTLSYFAEPAYEVIRRAFVERMDKAYPLVADFPVLSPCYNVSGVERVEVPEFSLLFADGAVWDFPAENYFVRLDPDGIMCLAVLGTPRSAMSIIGNFQQQNFHVLYDLQNNRLGFAPRRCAEV comes from the coding sequence ATGACGCGGCTCGCCGTGCGCTCTCTGGTGGTCTTGTTCTTGACTGTGGCCTCGCCGTTTCTtgttgctggtggtggtggcgccaaGCTcaacgcgtcgtcgtcgtcgtcgccgctgtaCGGGATCGAGTTCCCGCCGTTCAACGCCGGCGTCGCGGATGGCGGATGCGACGGGAAGCTGATGGTGCAGGGGATGGAGGAGGTGAGCCGGTCCCCTTCGCTGAAGCTGCATATGACCCACCGgtccgccgccgaggccgccgcggcgggcagGACGAGGAAGGAGTCGTTCTTGGATTCCGCGGGGAAGGACGTTGCCCGGATCCACACGATGCTCAGGAGGGTGGCCGGAGCAGGCGGAGGTAGGGCAGCGACGAATtcgacgccgcggcgcgcgctggCAGAGCGGATTGTGGCGACGGTGGAGTCCGGCGTCGCGGTCGGGTCCGGGGAGTACTTGGTGGATCTCTACGTCGgtacgccgccgcggcggttcCAGATGATCATGGACACCGGCAGCGACCTCAACTGGCTGCAGTGCGCGCCCTGCCTCGATTGCTTCGAGCAGCGCGGCCCGGTGTTCGACCCGGCGGCCTCCCTTTCCTACCGCAACGTCACCTGCGGCGACCCCCGCTGCGGCCTCGtcgcgccgccgacggcgcccaGGGCGTGCCGCCGCCCGCACTCCGACCCGTGCCCGTACTACTACTGGTACGGCGACCAGTCGAACACCACCGGCGACCTCGCCCTCGAGGCCTTCACCGTCAACCTCACCGCCCCCGGCGCGTCCCGGCGCGTCGACGACGTGGTGTTCGGCTGCGGCCACTCGAACCGCGGCCTCTTCCACGGGGCCGCGGGGCTGCTCGGCCTCGGCCGCGGCGCCCTCTCCTTCGCGTCCCAGCTCCGCGCCGTGTACGGCCACGCCTTCTCCTACTGCCTCGTCGACCACGGCAGCAGCGTCGGGAGCAAGATCGTgttcggcgacgacgacgcgctgCTCGGCCACCCGCGGCTCAACTACACGGCGTTCGcgccgtccgcggcggcggcggcggacacaTTCTACTACGTCCAGCTCAAGggcgtcctcgtcggcggcgagaagCTCAACATCTCGCCGTCCACGTGGGACGTCGGCAAGGACGGGTCCGGCGGCACGATCATCGACTCCGGCACGACGCTGAGCTACTTCGCGGAGCCGGCGTACGAGGTGATCCGGCGGGCGTTCGTGGAGCGAATGGACAAGGCGTACCCTCTCGTCGCCGACTTCCCGGTGCTGAGCCCGTGCTACAACGTGTCCGGCGTGGAGAGGGTGGAGGTGCCGGAGTTCTCCCTCCTGTTCGCCGACGGCGCCGTCTGGGACTTCCCGGCGGAGAACTACTTCGTCCGCCTCGACCCCGACGGCATCATGTGCCTCGCCGTCCTCGGCACGCCGCGCTCCGCCATGTCCATCATCGGCAACTTCCAGCAGCAGAACTTCCACGTCCTCTACGACCTGCAGAACAACCGCCTCGGCTTTGCGCCGCGGCGGTGCGCCGAGGTGtaa